The following coding sequences lie in one Yoonia sp. G8-12 genomic window:
- a CDS encoding pyridoxal phosphate-dependent aminotransferase: protein MRRSDRGNVDPFIVMDVMEAARKAEAAGRHIIHMEVGQPGTGAPQAAKAKLIADMADPLGYTVALGLPELKERIAKHYADWYGVSLDPARVVITSGASGAFLLAFSALFDNDARVGLGTPCYPSYRQILRAVGLSPIDIPTTFAQRFQPAPADVAAHNLDGLIVASPANPTGTMLDRDGLAALAAACDAQGAAFISDEIYHGIDYDVAPVSALQVTDDVYVVNSFSKYFSMTGWRVGWMIVPEDHIRQVERLAQNMFICAPHAAQRLALHAMDCTDELEANKAVYSANRALMIDGLQAAGLTRFAPPDGAFYVYVDVSEYTDDALAFAAEILDQAGVAVTPGLDFDAARGHHWLRFSYARSTADITEGLERLARFMQGRCA from the coding sequence ATGCGACGTTCAGACAGAGGCAATGTTGATCCTTTCATCGTGATGGATGTAATGGAGGCCGCGCGCAAGGCCGAGGCTGCGGGCCGCCATATTATCCATATGGAGGTAGGCCAGCCCGGCACCGGTGCGCCACAGGCCGCAAAGGCCAAACTGATCGCGGATATGGCGGACCCGTTGGGGTATACCGTGGCCCTTGGTCTGCCAGAGCTGAAAGAGCGCATCGCAAAGCATTACGCCGATTGGTATGGTGTGTCGCTTGATCCCGCGCGTGTGGTGATCACAAGTGGCGCGTCTGGTGCGTTCCTGCTCGCGTTTTCCGCACTTTTTGACAATGACGCGCGGGTGGGGCTCGGCACGCCGTGCTATCCGTCTTATCGCCAGATTTTGCGCGCCGTGGGCCTGTCGCCGATTGATATTCCCACGACATTTGCGCAGCGGTTTCAACCTGCACCCGCCGATGTCGCGGCCCATAACCTTGATGGGCTGATTGTGGCCTCGCCTGCGAACCCCACGGGGACTATGCTGGATCGTGACGGGTTAGCGGCTTTGGCAGCGGCGTGTGACGCGCAGGGGGCTGCGTTTATCTCGGACGAGATTTATCACGGCATTGATTATGATGTGGCGCCTGTGTCGGCTTTGCAGGTCACGGATGATGTTTATGTCGTGAATTCGTTTTCCAAGTATTTCTCGATGACCGGCTGGCGCGTGGGCTGGATGATTGTGCCAGAAGATCACATCCGGCAGGTTGAGCGTCTGGCGCAGAATATGTTTATCTGTGCGCCCCATGCGGCCCAGCGGCTGGCACTGCATGCGATGGATTGCACCGATGAGTTGGAAGCCAACAAAGCCGTTTACAGTGCCAATCGCGCGTTGATGATTGACGGATTGCAGGCCGCGGGATTGACCCGTTTTGCGCCGCCCGATGGCGCGTTTTATGTCTATGTCGATGTGTCCGAGTATACCGACGATGCCTTGGCATTTGCCGCTGAAATTCTGGATCAGGCGGGTGTTGCAGTGACGCCGGGCCTTGATTTTGACGCGGCACGCGGGCACCACTGGTTGCGGTTTTCCTATGCACGGTCCACGGCGGATATCACCGAAGGGCTGGAGCGTCTGGCGCGGTTTATGCAGGGGCGGTGTGCATGA
- a CDS encoding N-acetylmuramoyl-L-alanine amidase translates to MIRWLLSFLFIANLASAQVTVDPARTSVSDGWWTLEVAMGLDRITPYRVFTLDDPRRLVLDVEGASFGGLDAGALLSGDRATDVRFGPLRPGWSRMVVDLAEPLVIAQAGMVRTDAGADLSIVLERASAAEFAAAAGAPPDPGWDDVTGFDPDAAAALAASEDFVVVIDPGHGGIDPGAFQGGIKEADLMLILGAELAVMLNAQEGVQAVLTRETDVFVPLSARMTFARQVGADLFISLHADALGEDDVRGASVYTLSSDGGDAAGQRIVERHERGDLLAGVDLNNAEDRVATALMDLARARTGPEGKRVADALAASMQSQGVTMNTRPRREGQFVVLTAADFPSVLIEAGFLSNAQDRAFLATPEGRARIARAIRDTVVLLAR, encoded by the coding sequence ATGATCCGCTGGCTGCTTTCCTTCCTTTTCATCGCCAATCTGGCCAGCGCGCAGGTGACGGTTGATCCCGCCCGCACCTCTGTCAGCGACGGGTGGTGGACGCTTGAGGTGGCTATGGGGTTGGACCGGATCACGCCCTACCGCGTGTTCACGTTGGATGATCCTCGGCGTTTGGTGCTGGATGTGGAAGGGGCCTCTTTCGGCGGGCTTGATGCGGGTGCGCTGTTGTCGGGCGATCGCGCGACGGACGTGCGGTTTGGCCCGCTGCGCCCCGGGTGGTCACGGATGGTGGTTGATCTGGCCGAACCCTTGGTGATTGCGCAGGCTGGCATGGTCCGGACCGATGCGGGTGCTGATCTGAGCATTGTGCTGGAACGCGCAAGCGCGGCTGAATTCGCCGCCGCCGCCGGTGCGCCCCCCGATCCGGGCTGGGATGATGTGACAGGGTTTGATCCTGATGCCGCCGCAGCGCTTGCCGCGAGCGAAGATTTTGTGGTGGTGATTGACCCCGGTCATGGCGGCATTGATCCGGGGGCTTTCCAAGGCGGCATCAAAGAAGCCGATCTGATGCTGATTTTGGGGGCCGAGCTTGCGGTGATGTTGAACGCGCAAGAGGGTGTTCAGGCCGTGCTGACCCGCGAGACGGATGTGTTTGTGCCGCTGTCGGCGCGGATGACCTTTGCGCGGCAGGTGGGGGCGGATCTGTTTATTTCCCTGCATGCCGATGCCTTGGGCGAAGATGATGTGCGCGGTGCGTCGGTTTATACGCTGTCATCTGATGGCGGGGATGCCGCGGGGCAGCGGATTGTGGAACGCCACGAGCGCGGGGATCTTTTGGCGGGTGTTGACCTGAACAACGCCGAGGACCGTGTGGCGACAGCATTGATGGATCTGGCGCGTGCGCGCACAGGACCAGAGGGCAAACGGGTTGCCGATGCGCTTGCGGCCTCAATGCAATCGCAGGGCGTGACAATGAACACGCGTCCGCGTCGCGAAGGGCAGTTTGTCGTGCTGACGGCGGCGGATTTTCCCAGCGTGTTGATCGAAGCGGGGTTTTTGTCGAACGCACAGGACCGTGCGTTTCTGGCCACCCCCGAAGGCCGTGCACGGATTGCCCGCGCGATCCGTGATACTGTGGTGTTACTGGCCCGCTAG
- a CDS encoding class I SAM-dependent methyltransferase → MHAHDVIPTYERIGHIWAKGRNRSLMEKQWLDRFLTTAPRATGAVRVLDLGCGSGQPMATYLAERGAILTGVDATDTMTRLYAQNLPQAQVIKEDMRNLNLDQSFDAILAWDSFFHLGADDQRAMFARFAAHSAPLATLMFTSGHIAGEAIGEVADAPIYHASLDPAEYQTLLADNGFKVLRYTSEDPTCGHHTIWLAQFTGS, encoded by the coding sequence ATGCACGCACATGATGTCATTCCCACCTACGAACGCATTGGCCACATCTGGGCCAAAGGCCGCAACCGCAGCCTGATGGAAAAGCAATGGCTGGACCGTTTTCTCACGACAGCCCCCCGCGCAACCGGCGCGGTGCGCGTCCTTGATCTGGGGTGCGGATCGGGCCAACCGATGGCCACCTATCTGGCCGAACGGGGGGCGATTTTGACAGGCGTCGATGCAACCGACACCATGACACGGCTCTATGCACAAAACCTGCCACAGGCGCAGGTGATCAAAGAAGACATGCGCAATCTGAACCTTGATCAAAGCTTTGATGCCATTCTGGCATGGGACAGTTTCTTTCATCTTGGCGCAGACGACCAAAGGGCGATGTTTGCACGGTTTGCCGCCCACAGCGCGCCCCTTGCCACGTTGATGTTCACATCCGGCCATATCGCGGGCGAAGCCATTGGTGAGGTCGCGGACGCGCCGATCTATCACGCCTCTCTCGATCCGGCCGAATACCAGACGCTGCTGGCGGATAACGGCTTCAAGGTGCTCCGCTATACGTCCGAGGACCCGACCTGTGGCCATCACACCATCTGGCTGGCGCAATTCACCGGCAGCTAG